A window of the Microvirga terrae genome harbors these coding sequences:
- a CDS encoding SDR family NAD(P)-dependent oxidoreductase translates to MDKPLQDRVAVVTGASRGIGRAAALALAEAGAHVIALARTQGALESLDDEIRAKGSSATLVPVNLKDLDALDRLGAAIYERWGKLDILLGNAGQLGELAPITHIDQPVWDEVMAVNVTANYRLIRSLDPLLRKSDAGRAIFITSGAAHKHNAYWGVYSVSKAALEALVRTYAAETATTPVKAMLLNPGPLRTAMRRTAMPGEDPLTLKTPDDLAPHIVKLALPSWTETGKIYDFTQDGKIIEPQPPA, encoded by the coding sequence ATGGACAAGCCTCTTCAGGACCGCGTCGCGGTCGTCACCGGCGCCTCGCGCGGCATCGGCCGCGCGGCGGCGCTCGCGCTCGCGGAGGCCGGCGCGCACGTGATCGCGCTGGCCCGAACCCAGGGCGCGCTCGAATCCCTCGACGACGAGATCCGAGCCAAGGGCTCGTCGGCCACCCTCGTGCCGGTCAACCTGAAGGACCTCGACGCCCTCGACCGCCTTGGGGCCGCCATCTACGAGCGCTGGGGCAAGCTCGATATCCTGCTCGGCAATGCGGGCCAGCTCGGCGAACTGGCCCCCATCACCCACATCGACCAGCCGGTCTGGGACGAGGTGATGGCCGTCAACGTGACGGCCAATTACCGCCTGATCCGCTCCCTCGACCCGCTTCTTCGTAAGTCCGACGCCGGCCGCGCGATCTTCATCACCTCCGGGGCCGCTCACAAGCACAACGCCTATTGGGGCGTCTATTCGGTCTCGAAGGCGGCCCTCGAGGCGCTGGTGCGCACCTATGCGGCGGAAACCGCCACGACTCCGGTCAAGGCCATGCTGCTCAATCCGGGCCCGCTGCGCACCGCCATGCGCCGCACGGCCATGCCCGGCGAGGATCCGCTGACCCTGAAGACGCCGGACGATCTCGCTCCTCACATCGTCAAGCTCGCCCTGCCGTCCTGGACCGAGACCGGCAAGATCTACGACTTCACGCAGGACGGGAAGATCATCGAGCCGCAGCCGCCGGCCTGA
- the der gene encoding ribosome biogenesis GTPase Der translates to MTATVAIVGRPNVGKSTLFNRLVGKKLALVDDRPGVTRDRREGEAKLGDLEFRIIDTAGLEEATEESLLGRMRAQTEAAIADADVILFVIDARAGILPADRPFAEMVRRSGKPVILIANKAEGSGGMAGAYEAFGLGLGEPVPLSAEHGEGMADLFEALMPHFPHPDDAEEEDDPNKPLQVAIVGRPNAGKSTLINRMVGEERLLTGPEAGITRDSISLDWEWRGRPIKLFDTAGLRKRARVEDKLEKLSVADALRAVRFAEVVVVLLDATIPFEKQDLSIVDLVEQEGRALVIGLNKWDLVADQQGLLKDLKEKATRLLPQVRGAPVVPLSGLAGSGIDPLMKAVLQVYQTWNTRISTARLNQWLGEALEANPPPAVSGRRIKIRYMTQVKSRPPHFAVFGNQLDALPKSYTRYLVNGLREAFELPGTPIRVSLRMGQNPFDKERK, encoded by the coding sequence ATGACGGCGACCGTCGCCATTGTCGGGCGGCCGAATGTCGGCAAATCGACTCTCTTCAACCGGCTTGTCGGCAAGAAGCTGGCGCTCGTGGACGATCGGCCGGGCGTGACCCGCGACCGGCGCGAGGGCGAGGCCAAGCTCGGCGATCTGGAGTTCCGCATCATCGACACGGCGGGCCTCGAAGAGGCCACCGAGGAATCGCTCCTGGGCCGCATGCGTGCGCAGACCGAGGCGGCCATTGCCGATGCCGACGTCATTCTCTTCGTGATCGATGCCCGGGCGGGCATTCTTCCGGCCGACCGGCCGTTCGCCGAAATGGTCCGCCGCTCCGGCAAGCCCGTGATCCTCATTGCCAACAAGGCCGAGGGCTCGGGCGGCATGGCGGGCGCTTACGAGGCGTTCGGACTGGGGCTCGGGGAGCCTGTTCCCCTGTCCGCCGAGCACGGCGAAGGCATGGCCGACCTGTTCGAGGCCCTGATGCCTCACTTCCCCCACCCGGACGACGCCGAGGAGGAGGACGACCCTAACAAGCCGCTCCAGGTCGCCATCGTGGGCCGGCCGAATGCCGGGAAATCGACCCTCATCAACCGGATGGTCGGCGAGGAACGCCTGCTCACCGGCCCAGAGGCCGGCATCACCCGCGATTCAATATCCCTGGACTGGGAATGGCGCGGGCGTCCGATCAAGCTGTTCGACACGGCGGGCCTGAGGAAGCGCGCCCGGGTCGAGGACAAGCTCGAGAAGCTGTCCGTGGCCGATGCGCTGCGCGCCGTTCGCTTCGCTGAGGTCGTGGTCGTTCTGCTCGACGCCACGATCCCGTTCGAGAAACAGGACCTCTCCATTGTCGACTTGGTGGAGCAGGAGGGCCGCGCCCTCGTGATCGGCCTCAACAAGTGGGATCTCGTCGCCGACCAGCAGGGTCTCCTGAAGGATTTAAAGGAGAAGGCCACGCGCCTCCTGCCGCAGGTGCGCGGCGCGCCCGTGGTGCCGCTCTCGGGGCTGGCCGGCAGCGGCATCGATCCGTTGATGAAGGCAGTCCTCCAGGTCTACCAGACATGGAACACGCGCATTTCGACCGCGCGGCTCAACCAGTGGCTCGGCGAGGCTCTGGAAGCCAACCCGCCCCCCGCTGTGTCGGGTCGTCGCATCAAGATCCGCTACATGACCCAGGTGAAATCGCGGCCGCCCCATTTCGCCGTCTTCGGCAACCAGCTCGACGCCCTGCCGAAGAGCTACACCCGATACCTGGTCAACGGCCTGCGCGAGGCCTTCGAACTGCCGGGAACGCCGATCCGCGTCTCGCTGCGCATGGGACAGAACCCATTCGACAAGGAGCGGAAGTAG
- a CDS encoding helix-turn-helix transcriptional regulator — translation MGEVLAHRRLSELIGSIYDCALDPGRWEGTLADVAETFDCAVVSLTLNDLHNNRFLINKASGWEPALLRLKSERHVPEINARLTEWLAQQSSIDEMFVTSAHLSPDYIQASPYVEECLKPQGIVDIMHMFLMHTRRQFAEIGLGRHARQGVITARELELGRLLLPHLRKAVTISDILDVNSIEQAHMAEALDALRCGVVLTDERAGILHANRSAERMMSKGAPIRSVRRVLAAGTSAASRELRRAILHAARNETHSGEGNAAIRLNDADEPPAYAHVLPMVTGDLRTRLQPNAVAAIFVGATDEQTGIGLLAKAYNLTAAEVRILESLMAGHTLAETAQHFGIARSTAKTHLDHIFAKTGVSRQTELVRLTMQLTQPVHGPFDMAHPWPHQFGPPS, via the coding sequence ATGGGCGAGGTGCTGGCGCATCGCAGGCTGTCGGAGCTGATCGGGTCAATCTACGATTGCGCCCTCGATCCCGGCCGCTGGGAGGGAACTCTGGCGGATGTCGCCGAGACCTTCGATTGCGCGGTCGTATCCCTGACCCTGAACGATCTTCACAACAACCGTTTCCTCATCAACAAGGCCTCTGGCTGGGAGCCGGCCCTGTTGCGCCTGAAATCGGAACGTCATGTGCCCGAGATCAATGCCCGGCTCACCGAGTGGCTCGCCCAGCAATCCTCCATCGACGAGATGTTCGTGACCTCGGCCCATCTCTCGCCCGACTACATCCAGGCCTCGCCCTATGTGGAGGAGTGCCTGAAGCCCCAGGGGATCGTGGACATCATGCACATGTTCCTGATGCACACGCGGCGGCAGTTCGCCGAGATCGGTCTGGGGCGCCACGCCCGGCAGGGAGTTATCACGGCGCGGGAACTGGAGCTGGGTCGCCTGCTTCTGCCTCACCTGCGCAAAGCCGTGACGATCAGCGATATCCTGGATGTGAACTCCATCGAGCAGGCTCACATGGCCGAGGCGCTCGACGCGCTCCGGTGTGGTGTCGTGCTCACCGACGAGCGCGCCGGAATCCTGCACGCGAACCGGTCCGCCGAGCGGATGATGAGCAAGGGGGCTCCCATCCGCAGCGTCCGCCGTGTCCTGGCGGCAGGCACGTCCGCCGCCAGCCGAGAACTGCGCAGGGCGATTCTGCATGCTGCCCGCAACGAAACGCATTCGGGTGAGGGCAATGCCGCGATCCGCCTCAACGACGCCGACGAGCCGCCGGCCTATGCGCACGTGCTCCCCATGGTGACGGGAGATCTGCGGACGCGGCTTCAGCCCAACGCGGTCGCGGCGATCTTCGTCGGCGCCACCGACGAGCAGACCGGCATCGGCCTGCTGGCCAAGGCCTACAACCTGACCGCCGCGGAGGTGAGGATTCTGGAAAGCCTCATGGCGGGACACACCCTGGCCGAGACCGCGCAGCATTTTGGCATCGCCAGGTCGACCGCCAAGACCCATCTGGACCACATCTTCGCCAAGACGGGCGTGTCCCGGCAGACCGAGCTGGTCCGGTTGACCATGCAGCTGACCCAGCCGGTCCACGGCCCCTTCGACATGGCCCATCCCTGGCCGCATCAGTTCGGCCCTCCGAGCTAG
- a CDS encoding bifunctional diguanylate cyclase/phosphodiesterase, protein MLTVYDCIVSDHDLRLVALAALVCALASLTAVNLLHHVRRADRGNRASWLCIAAASTGFGIWATHFIAMLAFSPSVPTAYNVVLTVVSLIAAVLLTGIGLGAALRPGLVAAPWIGGAIVGGGIAVMHYTGMAAFEVAGTITWNHWLVAASIGLGAAIGAAALSVALDSTVLRAKLSGALLLTLAICSHHFTAMGAVAITPDPSIALSSSSIHAGWLAAGVALVSLAILLIAVVALSLDIRDRRRASLEIERMRDLTDAAVEGLVVCAGDVIVTVNQSFARLTGLTAEQIAGRDLSEWVPDAAKRDTLFTFLGRAIETELRNADGALMPVELIARQISYNGAPHNVVAFRDLRDRRDAEAQIRYLAHHDPLTGLGNRASFDHRLDREIRFHRRARRQLALLCLDLDGFKEVNDIYGHAAGDRVLQDIAKHFSSVLGEGQMLARLGGDEFAIIAPLVTDPAQVGQLADTLLKSLAWEQDGIPAGLVSVSIGVALYPSDGKDRTELLSSADAALYRAKTEGKGTYRFFEAAMGAQIRERRSIEHDLRGAIANNELSLAYQPQAQVETGEVNGFEVLLRWNHPARGNVPPALFIPIAEESGLILKLGEWVMREACREAATWMRPLTIAVNVSALQLTSDGFVEFIEATLGETKLPSHRLEIEITETALVRDPNRALHSLQRLKAIGVNIAMDDFGTGYSSLSNLRAFPFDKIKIDRSFIQAVHANPQAAAIVRAVLGLGRGLGLPVIAEGVETAEELRFLGLEGCAEAQGYLFGRPAPIKEFVPLISANVVTLPQPHVKAARN, encoded by the coding sequence ATGCTGACCGTCTATGACTGCATCGTTTCCGACCACGATCTCCGGCTCGTCGCCTTGGCGGCCCTGGTCTGTGCGCTCGCCTCGCTGACGGCGGTCAACCTGCTGCATCACGTGCGCCGCGCCGATCGGGGCAACCGCGCATCCTGGCTCTGCATCGCGGCGGCTTCGACGGGTTTCGGCATCTGGGCGACGCATTTCATCGCGATGCTCGCCTTCTCTCCGTCCGTGCCGACCGCATACAACGTCGTCCTGACCGTGGTTTCGCTGATAGCGGCGGTTCTGCTGACCGGCATCGGATTGGGTGCGGCTCTCCGGCCCGGCCTCGTCGCGGCTCCCTGGATCGGCGGGGCGATCGTCGGCGGGGGCATCGCGGTCATGCACTACACGGGCATGGCGGCCTTCGAGGTCGCGGGTACGATCACATGGAACCATTGGCTGGTGGCGGCGTCGATCGGGCTCGGGGCTGCGATCGGCGCCGCCGCGTTGTCCGTAGCGCTCGACAGCACGGTGCTGCGAGCGAAGCTGTCGGGCGCGCTGCTGCTCACGCTTGCGATCTGCAGCCACCATTTCACCGCCATGGGGGCGGTCGCCATCACGCCGGATCCATCCATCGCTTTGTCATCCTCTTCGATCCATGCGGGGTGGCTGGCGGCCGGGGTGGCGCTCGTCAGCCTCGCCATTCTCCTCATCGCGGTCGTCGCGCTGAGCCTCGATATCCGGGATCGCAGGCGCGCCTCCCTGGAGATCGAGAGAATGCGGGATCTGACCGACGCTGCGGTGGAAGGCCTCGTCGTCTGTGCGGGCGACGTCATCGTGACGGTCAACCAGAGCTTCGCGCGGTTGACCGGCCTGACAGCCGAGCAGATCGCCGGCCGGGACCTATCGGAATGGGTGCCCGATGCCGCCAAGCGCGACACGCTCTTCACGTTCCTCGGCCGCGCCATCGAGACCGAACTGCGGAATGCGGACGGCGCTCTGATGCCCGTCGAACTGATCGCCCGCCAGATCAGCTACAACGGCGCGCCCCACAACGTCGTGGCGTTCCGGGATCTCCGCGACCGTCGGGACGCGGAAGCCCAGATCCGCTATCTTGCCCATCATGATCCCCTCACCGGCCTCGGCAACCGGGCCAGCTTCGACCATCGTCTCGACCGCGAGATCCGCTTCCATCGCAGAGCGCGCCGGCAGCTCGCCCTGCTGTGTCTCGACCTCGACGGCTTCAAGGAGGTGAACGATATCTACGGCCATGCCGCCGGCGACCGCGTGCTTCAGGACATCGCAAAGCACTTCTCATCGGTTCTCGGCGAGGGTCAGATGCTCGCCCGTCTCGGCGGCGACGAATTCGCCATCATCGCTCCCCTCGTGACCGATCCGGCTCAGGTGGGTCAGCTCGCCGACACCCTGCTGAAAAGCCTCGCATGGGAGCAGGACGGCATTCCCGCAGGCCTCGTCTCCGTCAGCATCGGTGTCGCCCTTTATCCGTCGGACGGCAAGGACCGCACGGAGCTCCTCTCCAGTGCCGACGCCGCCCTCTACCGTGCCAAGACCGAGGGCAAGGGAACCTATCGCTTCTTCGAGGCCGCCATGGGGGCCCAGATCCGGGAGCGTCGCAGTATCGAGCATGATCTGCGCGGCGCCATCGCGAACAACGAACTGAGCCTGGCCTACCAGCCGCAGGCCCAGGTCGAGACGGGCGAGGTGAACGGCTTCGAGGTTCTGCTGCGGTGGAACCATCCCGCGCGCGGCAATGTTCCGCCTGCCCTCTTCATTCCGATCGCCGAGGAGAGTGGCTTGATCCTCAAGCTCGGCGAATGGGTGATGCGCGAGGCCTGCCGCGAGGCCGCCACCTGGATGCGTCCCCTGACCATCGCGGTCAACGTCTCGGCCCTTCAGCTGACCAGCGACGGCTTCGTCGAGTTCATCGAGGCGACCCTGGGCGAGACGAAGCTGCCGTCGCATCGCCTCGAAATCGAGATCACAGAGACGGCCCTGGTCCGGGATCCCAACCGGGCGCTCCACTCGCTTCAGCGGCTGAAAGCCATCGGCGTCAACATCGCCATGGACGATTTCGGGACGGGCTATTCGTCGCTTTCGAATCTGCGCGCCTTCCCGTTCGACAAGATCAAGATCGACAGATCGTTCATCCAGGCCGTCCACGCGAACCCACAGGCGGCCGCCATCGTGCGTGCCGTGCTCGGCCTCGGGCGCGGCCTGGGCCTCCCCGTGATCGCCGAAGGCGTCGAGACTGCGGAAGAGCTGCGCTTTCTCGGTCTGGAGGGATGCGCCGAGGCGCAGGGCTACCTGTTCGGCCGGCCGGCGCCTATCAAGGAATTCGTGCCGCTGATCTCCGCGAACGTCGTGACGTTGCCGCAGCCCCACGTCAAAGCGGCCAGGAATTGA
- a CDS encoding tetratricopeptide repeat protein, with the protein MAPNDEFIREVDEEYRRDRIAQIWQRYNGIIIAVVVLIVAGVGGWRFWQHTQETRAQEAAVRYEEALRLSSEDKGQESQAAFENVVKEDGATGYAMLARFRLAAELGQQNAENGASAFDALANEASVPPLWKDLARLRAAWLRIDSAEPARLRQAVEPLAAPSNAWRHSARELLGLSGLKAGDMDYAGRWFDQIAADRETPSSLRQRLAVYTALVAGGPVQATQ; encoded by the coding sequence CTGGCAGCGCTACAACGGAATCATCATCGCGGTCGTGGTTTTGATCGTGGCGGGCGTCGGTGGCTGGCGCTTCTGGCAGCACACGCAGGAAACCCGCGCCCAGGAAGCGGCCGTGCGCTACGAGGAGGCCCTGCGCCTCTCGTCGGAGGACAAGGGACAGGAATCCCAGGCCGCCTTCGAGAACGTCGTGAAGGAAGACGGCGCGACCGGCTACGCCATGCTGGCCCGCTTCCGCTTGGCTGCCGAGCTGGGGCAGCAGAACGCCGAGAACGGCGCCTCCGCGTTCGACGCGCTCGCCAACGAGGCGTCCGTTCCGCCGCTGTGGAAGGATCTTGCGCGCCTGCGCGCCGCATGGCTACGCATCGACAGCGCCGAACCGGCGCGCCTGCGTCAGGCGGTGGAGCCGCTGGCGGCTCCGTCCAACGCCTGGCGTCATTCGGCCAGGGAACTCTTGGGATTATCCGGTCTTAAGGCCGGTGATATGGATTATGCGGGTCGATGGTTCGACCAGATCGCCGCCGATCGCGAGACGCCCTCTTCCCTGAGACAGCGGCTCGCAGTCTACACCGCCCTCGTGGCGGGCGGTCCGGTCCAGGCGACCCAGTAA
- the purF gene encoding amidophosphoribosyltransferase: MSALSETWQVTPKQVNLDLDGDTLREECGVFGIYGHPDAAAITALGLHALQHRGQEAAGIVSYDGSVFHSERKLGLVGDNFSDRATIERLEGLSAIGHTRYSTTGETVLRNVQPLFAELDGGGFAVAHNGNLTNGLTLRRNLIRDGAICQSTTDTEVIVHLVARSRKDRVVDRFVEAIQKLEGAYALVALTNKKLIGARDPLGIRPLVLGELDGRYILASETCALDIIGARFIRDVENGECVVISDEGLESFRFVPEQPSRPDIFEYIYFARPDSVVNGRSVYEVRKGMGRELALESPADADVVIPVPDSGVPAALGFAQTCGLPYELGIIRNHYVGRTFIQPTQSVRELGVRMKHSANRSAIAGKRIVLVDDSLVRGTTSVKIVRMMREAGAKEVHFRISSPPITHPDFYGIDTPEKEKLLAATHDLEQMRQYIGADSLAFLSIEGVYRAMGETGRNPAQPQFTDHCFTGDYPTPLTDLTVATPRRLAVLAEAD; the protein is encoded by the coding sequence ATGTCTGCTTTGTCAGAGACGTGGCAGGTCACCCCGAAGCAGGTGAACCTCGACCTCGACGGCGATACCCTGCGCGAAGAATGCGGCGTCTTCGGCATCTACGGACACCCAGACGCGGCCGCCATCACGGCGCTCGGCCTCCATGCTCTGCAGCACCGCGGCCAAGAGGCGGCGGGCATCGTGTCCTATGACGGCTCGGTCTTCCATTCCGAGCGCAAGCTCGGCCTCGTGGGCGACAACTTCTCCGACCGGGCGACGATCGAGCGCCTGGAAGGCCTCTCCGCCATCGGCCATACCCGCTACTCGACCACCGGCGAGACGGTCCTGCGCAACGTGCAGCCGCTGTTCGCCGAGCTCGACGGCGGCGGTTTCGCGGTGGCCCATAACGGCAACCTGACCAACGGCCTGACGCTGCGCCGCAATCTCATCCGCGACGGTGCCATCTGCCAGTCCACCACGGACACGGAGGTGATCGTCCACCTCGTGGCCCGCAGCCGCAAGGACCGGGTGGTCGATCGCTTCGTCGAGGCGATCCAGAAGCTCGAGGGGGCCTATGCCCTCGTGGCGCTCACCAACAAGAAGCTGATCGGCGCCCGCGATCCGCTCGGCATCCGCCCGCTGGTGCTGGGCGAGCTCGACGGCCGCTACATCCTGGCTTCCGAGACCTGCGCGCTGGACATCATTGGGGCCCGCTTCATCCGCGACGTCGAGAACGGCGAATGCGTGGTCATCTCGGACGAGGGCCTCGAGTCCTTCCGTTTCGTGCCGGAGCAGCCGTCCCGCCCCGACATCTTCGAGTACATCTATTTCGCCCGTCCCGACTCGGTCGTGAATGGCCGCAGCGTCTACGAGGTCCGCAAGGGCATGGGCCGCGAGCTCGCGCTCGAATCGCCCGCCGATGCCGACGTGGTGATCCCGGTGCCTGATTCCGGCGTGCCGGCCGCTCTGGGCTTCGCCCAGACCTGCGGCCTGCCCTACGAGCTCGGCATCATCCGCAACCATTACGTGGGCCGCACCTTCATCCAGCCGACCCAGTCCGTCCGCGAGCTCGGCGTGCGCATGAAGCACTCGGCCAACCGCTCGGCGATCGCCGGCAAGCGCATCGTGCTCGTCGACGACAGCCTCGTGCGCGGCACGACCTCGGTGAAGATCGTCCGCATGATGCGAGAGGCGGGGGCCAAGGAAGTGCATTTCCGCATCTCGAGCCCGCCGATCACCCATCCCGACTTCTACGGCATCGATACGCCGGAGAAGGAAAAGCTGCTCGCCGCCACCCACGACCTGGAGCAGATGCGCCAGTATATCGGGGCGGATTCGCTGGCCTTCCTGTCCATCGAGGGCGTCTACCGGGCCATGGGCGAGACGGGGCGAAACCCGGCGCAGCCGCAATTCACCGACCATTGCTTCACGGGCGATTACCCGACGCCGCTGACCGACCTCACCGTCGCGACCCCGCGCCGTCTCGCCGTTCTCGCCGAAGCCGACTGA
- a CDS encoding LysE family translocator has product MTGTSAFLSGATVGFVITVPIGPMSVLCIQRALIYGAVTGFATGLGAATVLVIYTTCAILGVGPAISPVLGESQAFLCAVSACLLFWFSARVLRRTVSLAGSIAQDQGALSSYCSAVACALLNPLTPALLAAVLPAVASPAPTAASTMIAGVFAASVTWWLIVSGSVAALRSKLNVTVLNFINKASGLILGALGVLMAANAWEMRI; this is encoded by the coding sequence ATGACGGGCACATCGGCATTTCTCTCCGGAGCGACAGTGGGATTCGTCATCACGGTGCCGATCGGCCCGATGAGCGTGCTCTGTATCCAGCGGGCCCTGATCTACGGAGCCGTGACGGGCTTCGCCACGGGGCTCGGGGCCGCGACGGTCCTGGTGATCTACACGACCTGCGCGATCCTGGGCGTCGGACCGGCGATCTCCCCGGTCCTGGGCGAGAGCCAGGCGTTCCTTTGCGCCGTTTCGGCCTGCCTTCTCTTCTGGTTCAGCGCCCGCGTGCTGCGGCGGACGGTATCGTTGGCGGGATCCATCGCGCAGGACCAGGGGGCCCTCTCGTCCTATTGCAGCGCCGTCGCCTGCGCGCTGCTCAACCCGCTGACGCCGGCTCTCCTTGCGGCGGTCCTGCCGGCCGTCGCGTCGCCCGCGCCTACCGCCGCCTCCACGATGATCGCCGGGGTCTTCGCGGCGTCGGTCACCTGGTGGCTGATCGTGAGCGGCAGCGTCGCGGCCCTGCGCTCGAAACTGAACGTGACGGTCCTCAATTTCATCAACAAGGCGTCGGGCCTGATTCTCGGTGCTCTCGGCGTGCTGATGGCGGCGAATGCCTGGGAGATGAGGATCTAG
- a CDS encoding sensor histidine kinase — protein sequence MSRLSEQNGIIAVPPAQSILDAITGPVVVLDPTGTIIAVNRAWHRFGEANGAPAAIGDGVNYLDICDRAVGADGPCARAAAAGIRSVLAGKSTFSLEYPCHSPTETRWFKLQASRLVHDGVVYAVVAHHDITDRILVEQERQALLARAHRHQEQLRSLAAACARIASEELPATIFRDATEEARRIIGAHWASTHTIPYVLWPENPIIVSVSDKYRAFSSSALAESGVGIYTHVVQTKRPLRMSAEELSHYPELQGVRNAEADLLMTEGLIAVPIPAASGGMLGVLMLSDKEYGDFTADDEAILVQLSQITSVAAENSVRKRAERESRERLWATHEHASVGIGETDAAGRFLTVNKGLSSITGYSRDELLVMTLFDLVPSDGVEAEKALYDRQIAGELKTYTLERRCIRKDGTNVWLHVSSTAVFGEHGQFQYSVRVIQDIDQRKRFEQRQALLVRELHHRVRNTLAVVEALASATARSATNVRQFNHTFSSRIAALARTQSLLTEDYWQTALLRDMLLCELRPFEERRHRRFILEGPEVNLTADLAIPLSMALHELATNAARYGALSVRKGCVAVRWDVGTTDGMRALRLTWVERNGPPVEPPAHHGFGFTLLERVLQAQCRATVRLSFEPGGLEVHIELPLTMNRAIGRVETSGVNPDHR from the coding sequence ATGAGCCGGCTGTCGGAGCAGAATGGAATAATCGCGGTCCCCCCGGCTCAGAGCATCCTGGACGCCATCACGGGGCCCGTGGTGGTGCTCGATCCGACCGGCACCATCATTGCGGTCAACCGGGCGTGGCACCGTTTCGGCGAGGCGAACGGAGCTCCGGCAGCCATAGGGGACGGCGTCAACTATCTCGATATATGCGACCGTGCCGTCGGGGCGGACGGTCCCTGCGCCCGGGCGGCCGCGGCCGGGATCAGGTCCGTGCTCGCCGGGAAGAGCACATTCTCGCTCGAATATCCCTGCCACTCGCCCACCGAGACGCGCTGGTTCAAACTTCAGGCCTCCCGCCTCGTCCACGACGGCGTGGTCTATGCGGTCGTGGCCCATCACGACATCACGGACCGCATTCTGGTCGAGCAGGAACGTCAGGCCCTTCTGGCTCGGGCGCACCGGCATCAGGAGCAGCTGAGATCTCTGGCGGCTGCCTGTGCGCGGATCGCCTCGGAGGAGCTGCCGGCGACAATTTTTCGGGATGCTACGGAGGAGGCGCGGCGGATCATCGGCGCACATTGGGCCTCGACCCATACGATCCCGTACGTTCTCTGGCCCGAGAATCCGATCATCGTTTCGGTCTCGGACAAGTATCGTGCATTCTCGAGCTCCGCGCTCGCGGAGAGCGGCGTCGGCATCTACACGCATGTGGTCCAGACGAAGCGACCTCTGCGCATGAGCGCGGAGGAGCTGTCCCACTATCCGGAACTCCAGGGCGTGCGGAACGCGGAGGCCGATCTCCTCATGACCGAGGGGCTGATCGCCGTGCCCATTCCCGCAGCGTCGGGCGGAATGCTCGGTGTGCTCATGCTGTCGGACAAGGAATACGGCGACTTCACGGCCGATGATGAGGCGATTCTCGTCCAGCTGTCGCAGATCACTTCCGTGGCGGCGGAAAATTCCGTTCGAAAGCGCGCCGAGCGCGAAAGCCGCGAACGCCTCTGGGCCACCCATGAGCATGCGAGCGTGGGCATCGGCGAGACGGACGCGGCCGGGCGCTTTCTGACGGTCAACAAGGGCCTGTCGTCGATTACCGGCTATTCCCGAGACGAACTGCTGGTCATGACCCTCTTCGATCTCGTCCCGTCGGACGGGGTTGAGGCCGAGAAGGCCCTATATGACCGGCAGATCGCAGGCGAGCTGAAGACCTATACGCTGGAGCGGCGCTGCATCCGCAAGGACGGCACGAATGTCTGGCTTCACGTCTCGTCGACGGCCGTCTTCGGCGAGCATGGACAATTTCAGTACAGCGTGCGGGTGATCCAGGACATCGACCAGCGGAAGCGGTTCGAGCAGCGGCAAGCCCTGCTGGTGCGCGAACTTCATCACCGAGTGCGCAATACGCTCGCGGTCGTCGAGGCCCTCGCCAGCGCGACGGCGCGCAGCGCGACGAATGTCAGGCAGTTCAATCACACGTTCTCGTCAAGGATTGCGGCACTCGCCAGGACCCAGTCCCTGCTGACGGAAGATTACTGGCAGACCGCGCTCCTGCGCGACATGCTGCTCTGCGAGCTCCGGCCGTTCGAGGAAAGACGGCATCGGCGCTTCATCCTGGAGGGGCCGGAGGTCAACCTCACGGCTGACCTGGCGATCCCCCTGAGCATGGCACTGCACGAGCTGGCGACCAATGCGGCGCGCTATGGCGCGCTTTCGGTCCGCAAGGGCTGCGTCGCGGTGAGGTGGGACGTCGGAACCACCGACGGTATGCGGGCGCTCCGTCTCACGTGGGTCGAACGGAACGGCCCTCCCGTGGAGCCTCCCGCCCATCACGGTTTCGGCTTCACCCTGCTCGAACGTGTCCTTCAGGCCCAGTGCCGGGCGACGGTGCGGCTCTCCTTCGAACCGGGTGGATTGGAGGTTCACATCGAACTTCCCTTGACGATGAACCGGGCCATCGGGAGGGTCGAGACATCGGGCGTTAACCCTGACCATCGATAG